In Brachypodium distachyon strain Bd21 chromosome 2, Brachypodium_distachyon_v3.0, whole genome shotgun sequence, one genomic interval encodes:
- the LOC100836441 gene encoding serine--tRNA ligase, whose protein sequence is MLDINLFRKEKGGDPDLVRNSQRSRFASVELVDEVIVLDEEWRQRQFELDKIRQELNKTSKEIGKLKAKKQDATELIQSTEEIKSRLAAKETEVQDAKSTLDAKLVAIGNLVHESVPVSNDEANNAIVRTWGERRLEGNLKNHVDLCLMLDIVALEKGADVAGGRGYFLKGNGVLLNMALINFGLAFLGIRGYTPMQTPFFMRKETMGRCAQLAQFDEELYKVTGDGEEKYLIATSEQPLCAYHLGDRIYPADLPIRYAGYSTCFRKEAGSHGRDTAGIFRVHQFEKIEQFCVTSPNDNNSWELHEEMIKNSEDFYKEIGLPYQLVSIVSGALNDAAAKKYDLEAWFPASKTYRELVSCSNCTDYQARRLGIGFGQKKNDEQSKQFVHMLNSTLTATERTLCCILENYQKEDGVEVPKALRPFMGGIDFLPFKKPLDSKQAADSKPTKSKPKGNAA, encoded by the exons ATGCTCGACATCAACCTCTTCCGcaaggagaagggcggcgATCCTGACCTTGTACGCAATTCGCAGCGCAGCCGCTTCGCCTCCGTCGAGCTCGTTGACGAGGTCATCGTGCTCGACGAGGAGTGGCGCCAGA GGCAGTTCGAGCTTGACAAGATCCGGCAGGAGCTGAACAAAACCAGCAAGGAGATCGGGAAGCTCAAGGCC AAAAAGCAGGATGCTACGGAGCTGATACAGAGCACAGAAGAGATTAAGAGCAGATTGGCCGCCAAGGAGACGGAGGTGCAAGATGCCAAGAGCACCCTCGATGCCAAGCTCGTCGCCATTGGCAACTTGGTGCATGAATCTGTGCCCGTCAGCAACGACGAG GCAAACAACGCTATTGTACGGACATGGGGAGAAAGGAGGTTGGAGGGGAACTTGAAGAATCATGTTGATCTTTGCTTAATGCTTGACATTGTAGCTCTGGAAAAGG GTGCTGATGTAGCTGGTGGAAGAGGTTACTTTTTGAAGGGTAATGGTGTCCTCCTGAATATGGCGTTGATAAATTTTGGGCTAGCGTTCCTGGGTATACGAGGCTACACTCCAATGCAAACTCCTTTTTTCATGAGAAAGGAAACTATGGGAAGATGTGCCCAGTTGGCCCAATTTGATGAGGAGCTTTACAAA GTAACGGGAGATGGAGAGGAAAAGTATCTCATAGCTACATCCGAGCAACCACTGTGTGCTTACCATCTAGGTGACCGGATTTATCCTGCTGATTTGCCAATTAG ATATGCTGGGTACTCAACCTGCTTCCGGAAAGAAGCTGGTTCCCACGGGAGGGACACAGCTGGCATATTCAGAGTCCACCAGTTTGAGAAGATCGAACAGTTCTGTGTTACAAGTCCAAATGACAATAATTCCTGGGAACTGCATGAAGAAATGATTAAAAATTCAGAAGATTTTTATAAGGAG ATTGGTCTACCATATCAACTTGTATCTATTGTGTCTGGTGCTCTTAATGATGCTGCAGCTAAGAAGTATGATTTGGAAGCATGGTTCCCTGCATCCAAAACCTACAGAGAATTAGTGTCCTGTTCAAATTGCACAGACTATCAAGCAAGGAGGCTTGGAATAGGCTTTGGCCAGAAAAAG AATGATGAGCAATCCAAGCAGTTTGTTCATATGTTGAATTCTACGCTGACTGCAACTGAGAGGACCCTTTGCTGTATTCTGGAGAACTACCAGAAGGAGGATGGTGTTGAAGTGCCGAAGGCACTGCGACCATTCATGGGTGGAATAGACTTTCTTCCTTTCAAGAAACCTCTTGATAGCAAACAAGCTGCTGACTCCAAGCCCACTAAGTCTAAACCTAAG GGAAATGCTGCTTGA